A single genomic interval of Shewanella halotolerans harbors:
- the rsmD gene encoding 16S rRNA (guanine(966)-N(2))-methyltransferase RsmD, translating to MARNRPASGQVRIIAGQWRSRKLPIQDLEGLRPTTDRVRETLFNWIAGDLPGARVLDCFGGSGALCFEALSRYAKYAKVFELQAGAAKQLKQNLATLKCDCAEVVQGDTLVQLKTPPAEGFDVVFIDPPFRKGLAQACIDGLNAQVWLNENALVYVETEREHPPLNLPAHWLPLKEKQAGQVTYRLYRVERPEAE from the coding sequence ATGGCAAGAAATCGACCCGCAAGCGGACAGGTGAGGATCATCGCCGGACAATGGCGTTCCAGAAAACTCCCGATCCAAGATCTCGAGGGGCTAAGGCCCACCACAGACAGAGTCAGGGAAACCCTGTTTAACTGGATCGCAGGGGATCTTCCCGGCGCCCGCGTGCTCGACTGCTTCGGCGGCAGTGGCGCCCTCTGCTTCGAGGCGCTCTCTCGCTACGCTAAATACGCCAAGGTATTCGAGCTACAGGCCGGCGCGGCCAAACAGCTCAAACAAAACCTTGCCACCCTCAAATGCGACTGCGCCGAGGTGGTACAGGGCGACACCTTAGTGCAGCTTAAGACGCCGCCCGCCGAGGGCTTCGATGTGGTCTTCATCGATCCCCCCTTTCGCAAGGGATTAGCCCAGGCCTGTATCGACGGCCTGAATGCCCAGGTATGGCTCAATGAGAATGCGCTCGTCTATGTGGAGACGGAGCGTGAGCATCCGCCGCTAAACTTGCCTGCCCACTGGCTTCCTCTCAAGGAGAAACAGGCCGGTCAGGTGACCTATCGTCTTTATCGAGTAGAACGTCCGGAGGCTGAATAA
- a CDS encoding DUF1145 domain-containing protein — MKMIILIGKGITLFAWAVMLYNLFVPAEGNIGMLLTLLLGITLVMHGLQTLIFRTLFKPLMTIGYGDYLSVMLFGVFSLLEYRQRVMQQGVTDNQA; from the coding sequence ATGAAAATGATCATTCTCATCGGCAAGGGGATCACTCTATTTGCCTGGGCCGTGATGCTCTACAACCTGTTTGTCCCGGCAGAAGGCAACATAGGCATGTTGCTGACGCTGCTACTTGGGATCACTCTGGTGATGCACGGCCTACAGACGCTGATCTTCCGCACCCTGTTTAAGCCGCTGATGACCATAGGTTACGGCGATTACCTGAGTGTCATGCTCTTTGGCGTCTTCAGCCTGCTGGAATATCGCCAGCGCGTGATGCAGCAAGGCGTCACCGACAATCAGGCCTAA
- a CDS encoding type II secretion system protein N, which produces MSLVKKIVIGVFVYLVFLFALFPASLAVKLAPLPKQVNASGISGTIWSGEIDSLMLQKRRLEQVSWQLSPWGLLTGRANIDFVVGSRATAVNGKGFVSLSMSGIDASGVRFDAPSEFLVGNARLPFRTQVGGNFSLMLQDLEQGVPWCQQLTGKLFAQQLQVNNQFGKYPLGDVAVALSCVDGNIKVQTDDSMNALGLSGHALLKADKLVQVTAKIKETEAQSDDLKQALSFLGKRDSQGYYPINYQGRVPGL; this is translated from the coding sequence GTGAGTCTAGTGAAAAAAATTGTTATCGGCGTTTTCGTCTATCTGGTGTTTCTGTTCGCCCTGTTTCCGGCGAGTCTGGCGGTTAAGTTAGCGCCCCTGCCTAAGCAGGTGAACGCCTCTGGGATCTCTGGCACCATCTGGTCCGGTGAGATTGATAGCTTAATGCTGCAGAAGCGCCGCCTGGAGCAGGTGAGCTGGCAGCTGAGCCCCTGGGGCCTGCTGACGGGCAGGGCTAACATCGACTTCGTGGTGGGCAGCCGCGCCACCGCCGTAAATGGTAAGGGTTTCGTAAGCCTGTCTATGTCTGGTATCGATGCCAGCGGCGTGCGTTTCGACGCGCCGAGCGAGTTCCTGGTGGGCAACGCGCGTCTGCCGTTTCGTACCCAGGTAGGGGGCAACTTCAGCCTGATGCTGCAAGACCTGGAGCAGGGCGTACCTTGGTGTCAGCAGCTCACGGGTAAACTCTTTGCCCAGCAGTTGCAGGTGAATAACCAGTTCGGTAAGTATCCTCTGGGTGATGTCGCCGTGGCGCTGAGCTGTGTCGATGGCAACATCAAGGTGCAGACGGATGACAGCATGAATGCCTTAGGCCTCAGTGGTCATGCGCTGCTTAAGGCCGACAAGCTGGTGCAGGTAACCGCCAAGATCAAAGAGACAGAGGCGCAGTCCGACGATCTTAAGCAGGCGCTAAGCTTCCTCGGTAAGCGCGACAGCCAGGGCTACTACCCGATCAACTATCAGGGACGGGTCCCCGGCCTCTAG
- a CDS encoding type II secretion system protein M, whose protein sequence is MDNIKTWWNGLVLREQQLVAACAIVLVLGIFYWGIWTPISQAEEDAQRNLAAQESTLNYVKQTANKIAGLKQSGGKKGFSGSLSAVVTQSAKSYGLEITRMQPQGNKIQVWMDEVPFDSLLDYLSDLVQQKGLSLENIDLADGETEGFVKVRRIQFSQ, encoded by the coding sequence ATGGACAACATTAAGACGTGGTGGAATGGCTTAGTGTTGCGCGAGCAGCAGCTCGTGGCGGCTTGCGCCATAGTGTTGGTGCTCGGCATCTTCTACTGGGGGATCTGGACGCCTATCAGCCAGGCCGAAGAGGATGCCCAGCGTAACCTGGCGGCTCAGGAGAGCACGCTCAACTATGTGAAGCAGACGGCCAACAAGATAGCCGGCCTCAAGCAAAGCGGCGGTAAGAAGGGCTTCTCCGGTAGTCTCAGCGCCGTGGTGACCCAGAGTGCTAAAAGCTATGGCCTGGAGATCACCCGCATGCAGCCCCAGGGCAATAAGATCCAGGTATGGATGGACGAGGTGCCCTTCGATTCGCTCTTGGATTACCTGAGCGATCTGGTGCAACAGAAGGGGCTCTCCCTGGAGAATATCGATCTGGCCGATGGTGAGACCGAAGGCTTCGTCAAGGTGCGTCGTATCCAGTTCTCGCAGTAA
- the gspL gene encoding type II secretion system protein GspL, translated as MSERLFIRLGRSAEQSCSWLVWSEQEQEIIASGELSDAQGLSTLTERAGNRPVDILVPASAITLTSVQLPEKGQRQALKALPFMLEETLAENVDELHFVPGPRNGESLSVAVVAHEQMQTWLSWLSEAGIKARQLVPDCLALPLQECQWAAMKFGPDYLLRTSTGSGVSLDASWFQAALPRLAEAQEETPITLASYSDLDIQGVEVKPQPLDLPMLVLAKGILNAPLNLLSGIYTPKREYSKHLLLWRNAAIVILVALVLALVNKGLNIHQMNVEREGLQQQTGEIFKQVMGSSRMVNVRSQMESQLRTLQGAGGGMAFFTMLDDLAVGFDKVPELKPTSLRFDGGRNELRMQITAKSYAQIEQFKELISPHFQVDSGAMNSGEDEVTSTLTLRSK; from the coding sequence TTGAGTGAAAGATTATTTATCCGATTAGGAAGAAGCGCGGAGCAGAGCTGCTCTTGGCTGGTATGGTCGGAGCAAGAGCAGGAGATCATCGCCTCGGGAGAACTGAGCGACGCCCAGGGGCTGTCGACCCTGACCGAACGCGCCGGCAACCGTCCGGTGGATATTTTGGTGCCCGCCTCAGCCATTACCCTTACCTCGGTGCAGCTACCGGAGAAGGGGCAGCGTCAGGCGCTTAAGGCCCTGCCTTTCATGCTGGAAGAGACCCTGGCCGAGAATGTCGATGAACTGCATTTTGTCCCCGGCCCCCGCAATGGCGAGTCGCTGAGTGTTGCCGTGGTGGCTCACGAGCAGATGCAGACCTGGCTCTCCTGGTTGAGCGAGGCCGGTATCAAGGCGCGTCAACTGGTGCCCGACTGTCTTGCCCTGCCGCTACAGGAATGCCAGTGGGCGGCGATGAAATTTGGCCCGGATTACCTGCTGCGTACCAGCACGGGTAGCGGCGTCAGCCTGGATGCCAGCTGGTTCCAGGCCGCCCTGCCAAGACTCGCCGAGGCCCAGGAAGAGACGCCTATCACCCTGGCCAGCTACAGCGATCTGGATATCCAAGGGGTCGAGGTCAAGCCTCAGCCGCTGGATCTGCCTATGTTGGTGTTGGCCAAGGGGATCCTCAACGCGCCATTAAATCTGCTCAGCGGTATCTATACCCCTAAGCGCGAATACAGCAAGCATCTGCTGCTATGGCGTAACGCTGCCATCGTCATCCTGGTGGCACTGGTGTTGGCCCTGGTCAACAAGGGACTCAATATCCACCAAATGAACGTCGAGCGTGAAGGCCTGCAGCAGCAGACGGGTGAGATCTTCAAGCAGGTGATGGGCAGCTCGCGCATGGTGAACGTGCGCTCGCAGATGGAGAGTCAGCTGCGCACCCTGCAAGGCGCGGGCGGCGGCATGGCCTTCTTCACCATGCTAGACGATCTTGCCGTTGGTTTCGATAAGGTGCCTGAGCTCAAGCCGACCAGTCTGCGTTTCGACGGCGGCCGTAATGAGCTGCGCATGCAGATCACCGCCAAGAGTTATGCCCAGATTGAACAGTTTAAGGAGCTGATCTCGCCTCACTTCCAGGTGGATTCTGGCGCCATGAACAGCGGCGAAGATGAAGTGACCAGTACCTTAACCCTGAGGAGCAAGTAA
- the gspK gene encoding type II secretion system minor pseudopilin GspK → MNSLPGKQRGVALIVVLLIVAMIAIIATNINSRNQISVRRTINLAQYDQAYWYAISAEELAKKVLKQDLDDADDGKVHRQQYWAQADVVFPAEQGEIGGRISDLQACFNLNALAIETTEVENGQPKLPLAAVQFKGLLVALGMDDFSAERLTHTLKDYIDEDTVASPFGAEDADYESRTVPYRAANTLMSHRSELRAVIGFSQEVYLKLAPYICVIPGYDRQVLNVNTVEVEQAALLAGMFDNKISVGEAESIINQRPGDGYDSLDDFWSNGSISGLRQDKNLESSFSLKSQYFLLEAGAKVDSATFRMQSVLRVGGNNQLDVLTRQYGGQK, encoded by the coding sequence ATGAATAGCTTGCCAGGAAAGCAGCGTGGGGTCGCGCTGATCGTCGTCTTGTTGATCGTGGCCATGATCGCCATCATAGCCACTAATATCAACAGCCGTAACCAGATCTCGGTGCGCCGCACCATTAACCTGGCGCAGTATGATCAGGCCTATTGGTATGCGATCTCGGCCGAAGAGCTGGCCAAGAAGGTGTTGAAACAAGATTTGGACGATGCCGATGACGGCAAGGTGCATCGCCAGCAATATTGGGCCCAGGCCGATGTGGTGTTTCCCGCCGAGCAAGGTGAGATAGGAGGTCGTATCAGCGATCTGCAGGCCTGTTTCAACCTAAACGCCCTGGCGATCGAGACCACAGAGGTGGAAAACGGCCAACCCAAGCTGCCGCTGGCGGCGGTACAATTTAAGGGGCTGTTGGTGGCGCTGGGGATGGATGATTTTTCAGCCGAGCGCCTTACCCATACGCTGAAAGATTATATCGATGAGGACACGGTCGCCAGCCCGTTCGGCGCCGAAGATGCCGACTATGAGTCGCGCACCGTGCCTTACCGGGCGGCTAACACCCTGATGAGCCATCGAAGCGAGCTGCGGGCGGTCATCGGCTTCAGCCAGGAGGTCTATCTCAAGTTGGCGCCCTATATCTGCGTCATTCCTGGCTATGACCGCCAGGTGTTGAACGTCAACACTGTAGAGGTGGAGCAGGCGGCGCTGCTGGCGGGCATGTTTGATAATAAGATCAGCGTGGGCGAGGCCGAGAGCATCATTAATCAGCGCCCAGGTGACGGCTATGACAGCCTGGATGACTTCTGGTCTAATGGTTCTATCTCAGGGCTGCGTCAGGACAAGAATCTGGAATCGAGTTTTAGCCTCAAGAGTCAGTATTTTCTGCTGGAGGCGGGCGCTAAGGTTGATAGCGCCACCTTCAGGATGCAAAGTGTATTACGTGTGGGCGGTAACAACCAGCTGGACGTCTTGACCCGTCAATATGGCGGCCAAAAATAA
- the gspJ gene encoding type II secretion system minor pseudopilin GspJ, with translation MCLSKTKRAQGFTLLEMLIAIAIFAMLGLAANAVLSTVMKNDEVTAEFAQRLKSLQQGFGALERDFGQMVARTPRLLEGGRGSTVIQTGKDLFDSESEAIVFYRIGWLNPDGLLPRGSLQSVAYVVQENNLERWYFPYPEPEFGAEPIKTVVIKNVLSVEYSFYVEDKWQRKFDATSLPKVIAMEIEVEGLGKIQRKFLLPLGAMLSENGSGNNNGNNNGNNNGNNNGNNKGSNGGNNNGNNSGGNNTGGNNSGGAGGKEDDDE, from the coding sequence ATGTGCTTAAGCAAGACTAAGCGGGCACAGGGCTTTACCCTGCTGGAGATGCTGATCGCCATCGCCATCTTCGCCATGCTGGGCCTGGCGGCGAATGCCGTGCTCAGCACTGTGATGAAAAACGATGAGGTCACCGCCGAGTTTGCTCAGCGGCTCAAGTCGTTGCAACAGGGCTTCGGTGCCTTGGAGCGGGATTTTGGCCAGATGGTGGCCCGAACTCCGCGTCTGCTAGAAGGCGGGCGTGGCTCGACCGTGATTCAAACCGGCAAAGACCTGTTTGATTCAGAGTCTGAGGCCATCGTCTTCTACCGTATCGGCTGGTTGAATCCTGACGGGCTCTTGCCCCGGGGCAGCCTGCAGTCGGTGGCCTATGTGGTGCAGGAAAACAACCTGGAGCGTTGGTATTTTCCCTATCCCGAGCCGGAGTTTGGCGCAGAGCCGATTAAGACTGTGGTGATTAAAAACGTCCTTTCGGTGGAGTATTCCTTCTATGTCGAGGACAAATGGCAGCGTAAGTTTGATGCCACTAGCCTGCCCAAGGTGATCGCCATGGAAATTGAGGTGGAAGGCCTGGGCAAGATACAGCGCAAGTTCCTGTTACCTTTGGGAGCTATGCTGAGTGAAAATGGCTCGGGCAACAATAACGGTAACAATAACGGTAACAATAACGGTAATAACAACGGCAACAACAAGGGTAGTAACGGCGGCAATAACAACGGCAACAACTCGGGCGGTAATAATACGGGTGGCAACAACAGTGGCGGTGCCGGTGGCAAGGAAGATGACGATGAATAG
- the gspI gene encoding type II secretion system minor pseudopilin GspI, translating to MSKRRLGLSLAGRRRSAGMTLLEVIVALMVFAIAAVSITKSLGEQMANMPILEERTLAQWVASNQMVDARLEKKFPDLGRKDGSVELAGKEWYWRKEVVKTTDDNFRMIRISVSDDERYKRIIAQVSSYVLKQD from the coding sequence ATGAGTAAGCGCAGGCTAGGCCTGAGTCTCGCGGGCAGACGCCGTAGCGCCGGCATGACCCTGCTCGAGGTGATCGTGGCCCTCATGGTGTTTGCCATCGCCGCCGTCTCCATCACCAAGAGCCTGGGTGAGCAGATGGCCAACATGCCGATCCTCGAGGAGCGCACCCTGGCTCAGTGGGTGGCCAGCAATCAGATGGTGGATGCCCGCCTGGAGAAGAAATTTCCAGATCTCGGCCGTAAAGACGGCAGCGTCGAACTGGCGGGAAAAGAGTGGTATTGGCGCAAAGAGGTGGTGAAAACCACAGATGATAATTTTCGAATGATACGCATCAGTGTCAGTGACGATGAGCGCTATAAGCGCATCATCGCCCAGGTGAGCAGTTATGTGCTTAAGCAAGACTAA
- the gspH gene encoding type II secretion system minor pseudopilin GspH, with the protein MRGVRQFGFTLLEVLLVVLLMGLAAAAVTYTTSGADQHKALERTARQFMAATELVLDETILSGHFIGIVIDKQRYEFVVYDEGKWKPLQQDRLLAAKEMEPGVEMELVLDGLPLTQGDEEDESWFDEPLIEPSEEEKKKFPEPQVLLFPSGEMSVFELTFVGKDERGQEIEALVVGDALGRLTLGREDGFDE; encoded by the coding sequence ATGCGTGGCGTCCGCCAATTCGGTTTCACCCTGCTAGAGGTCCTGCTGGTCGTCTTGCTGATGGGATTGGCTGCCGCCGCGGTGACTTATACCACCAGCGGCGCCGACCAACACAAGGCGCTGGAGCGTACGGCCCGCCAGTTTATGGCGGCCACCGAGCTGGTGTTGGATGAGACCATACTCAGCGGCCATTTCATCGGCATCGTCATCGACAAGCAGCGCTACGAGTTTGTGGTCTACGATGAGGGCAAATGGAAGCCACTGCAACAAGATCGCCTGCTGGCGGCCAAAGAGATGGAGCCTGGGGTAGAGATGGAGTTGGTGCTCGACGGCTTGCCCCTAACCCAGGGAGATGAAGAGGATGAGTCCTGGTTCGATGAGCCACTTATCGAACCCAGCGAAGAAGAGAAGAAAAAGTTTCCCGAGCCTCAGGTGCTGCTGTTTCCTAGCGGCGAGATGAGCGTCTTCGAGCTGACCTTCGTCGGTAAAGATGAGCGTGGCCAAGAGATTGAGGCCCTGGTGGTTGGCGATGCCTTAGGCCGCCTGACCCTGGGCAGAGAGGATGGATTCGATGAGTAA
- the gspG gene encoding type II secretion system major pseudopilin GspG: MQARNKQKGFTLLEVMVVIVILGILASMVVPNLMGNKDKADIQKAVSDIVALENALDMYRLDNSVYPTTEQGLEALVQKPTISPEPRNYRADGYVKRLPQDPWRNDYLLLSPGEQGKIDIFSAGPDGQPGTEDDIGNWNLQDFQ, encoded by the coding sequence ATGCAAGCAAGAAACAAGCAAAAAGGTTTTACCCTACTGGAAGTCATGGTGGTTATCGTTATCTTAGGGATCCTTGCTTCTATGGTTGTGCCTAACCTTATGGGCAACAAAGATAAAGCCGACATCCAGAAGGCGGTATCTGACATTGTTGCACTGGAAAATGCCTTGGACATGTATCGTCTGGACAACAGCGTCTATCCGACGACAGAGCAGGGCCTCGAAGCCCTGGTACAGAAGCCGACTATCTCACCCGAGCCGCGTAACTACCGCGCCGATGGTTATGTGAAGCGTCTGCCACAGGATCCATGGCGTAACGATTACCTGCTATTGAGCCCAGGCGAGCAGGGTAAGATCGACATCTTCAGTGCCGGTCCTGACGGTCAACCGGGTACCGAAGATGATATCGGTAACTGGAATCTACAAGATTTCCAATAA